The window tctctctctctctctctctctctctctctctctctctgtctctgtctctgtctgtctgtctgtctgtctgtctgtctgtctctctctctctctctctctctctctttctctctctctttctctctctctctctttctctgtctctgtccctgtttgtctgtctgtttatctgtctgtctgtctgtctgtctgtctctctctctctctctcacttaatATCGTTccatctccctctcaccaccccacctcctctccctttctctccctgcttccatccttctccctacctccatccatccatcctttcatctctctccctcccccactccctctccactaccacccccctccctcccaggtTGGTACATCCCAGAGCATGAATGAGGATTAATGTTATATGTAACGCTCTGAGGGAGTTTTTGAATACTGGCTTTAAGTTGTGTAGCAAAATGTTTGTGAGTCGAACGTGATGCTGACttcggtagtggtagtagtggtggtggtggtggtggtggtggtggtggtggtggtggtggtggtggtggtggtggtggtggtggtggtagtgggggtggtagtggtggtggtagtggtggtggtagtggtggtggtggtggtagtgttgggggtggtggtggtggtgctagtggtggtggtggtagtgatggtggtggtagtggtggtggtggcggtggtggaggtggtagtggtgatggtagtggtggtggtagtggtagtggtggtgctggtggtggtggtagtgttgggggtggtggtggtggtgctagtggtggtggtggtggtggtgctagtggtggtggtggtggtagtggtggtggtggtagtggtggtggtggtagtggtggtggtggtggtggtggtggtagtggtggtggtggtggtggtagtggtggtggtggtggtggtggtggtggtggtgatggtggtggtggtggtggtggtggtggtggtagtggtggtggtggtggtggtggtgatggtggaggtggtggtggtggtggtggtggtggtggtggtggtggtggtggtggtgatggtagtggtggtggttgtggtggtggtggtggtggtggtagtggtggtgatagtggtggtggtggtggtggtggtggtagtagtggtggtggtggtggtggtggtggtagtggtggtggtggtggtagtggtggtggtagtggtgctggtggtggtggtggtggtggttgtggtggtggtggtggtggtggtggtggtagtggtggtggtggtggtagtggtggtggtggtagtgctggtggtggtggtggtggtggttggtggctgatggtggtggtggtggtggtggtggtggtggtagtggtggtggtggtggtgatggtagtggtggtagtggtggtggtggtggtagtgggggtggtagtggtggtggtggtagtggtggtagtggtggtggttgtggtagtgctggtagtggtggtggtagtggtggtgttgttagtggtggtggtggtggtggtggtggtgatggtggtagtggtggtggtggtggtggtggtggtggtggtactggtggtggtggtggtactggtggtggtggtggtggtggtaatggtagtggtggtgatggtggtggtggtggtggtggtgttggtggtgttgtggtggtggtggtggtggtggtggtggtagtggtggtggtggtggtggtggtggtggtggtggtggtggtggtggtagtggtggtggtggtagtggtggtagtagtggtagtggtggtggtggtggtggtggtggtagtggtggtggtagtggtggtggtagtggtggtgaaaatggtgatggtagtggtgatggtagtggtggtggtagtggtggtactagttttagaaacagtgatggtggtggtggtggtagtggtggtggtagtggtggtggtagtgcttgtgatagtggtggtagtggtggtggtggtggtggtggtagtggtggtggtggtggtggtagtggtggtggtggtggtggtggtagtggtggtggtggtggtggtggtggtggtggtggtggtggtggtggtggtggtggtggtggtggtggtggtggtggtagtggtggtggtggttgtggtagtggtggtcgtggtggtggtggtagtggtggttgtggtagtggtggtagtggttgtagtggtggtggtggtggtagtggtggtggtggtggtgatggtagtggtggtggtggtggtggtggtagtggtggtgtgttgcaacccctgaatgggttacaatgattattatgtatatataatgtatattaccttttcatttaattttatattgcttatatttgcgataatagctaaatcgtaaatgtatgactttatattattatttgactgttatattgttatttagcttatgttgttaggatgtatataaaatgtgctcagttaggcttgattgtcaaacgactgtaattatcgcttgtcgctcgttatactgccggcttctgagctgcagttgtccacgtagctatcacgtgatcgaggggggggtgtcctcacctctcgtgaagtagtcagtctgctggagacttgcttgctggttggacagattgtctgtctcattattcttgttagttctgtagaactctgttctcagaacattgtatagacttagtgattttcgacgttgtactgaggttgtgtgtcacattgacactctgaacatctcaggtcccgagctatagcttctgacctaattttgtactggttcctgtgtattgtcacagtcacagttttacctatgctgaacatagattcagtattatggaagtttgtaacttttgtggaggatctgcagatggtccctacttagtgtcgttatattatttcccagttcctgattctgtgtcgtagtcgcttgatattgcattgctattgggcttagcattctttgttgttcaagcagactgtttgggttgccagtcggtcaagaagttagtttatttgaggactttgtcagtcacttgtttaagtcttattcgagtcttgagacatagctaactacttaagagcacttacatacatacacacacttacttgtacatatttgtaatatcttattaaatgttaatgtacctgacggtacttaagaattataaatgtgatatgtgctttcagcacaatattattgaactcgagagattgattttattttgattgctgtaattaatttaatttgataatatacctctagacaacttactacttaataaatttattaaattttaatttctctagttagtagcctaccagttgtaatcctaaagcactattgaaccatactaaattttaatggataattggacaaggatactgactacttgttacgaaaacccagtaacaggctggatgctagaagggcagtcctttctagtattcactggagatctctaagcttttagaatcgcgttttttgtaacaaatgggggcctgtccgggaggctcttgatccaaggtgttggagaaattgtccagtttgacatactagtacttctatgatcaaacactttgagtactttcctaatctgaagactttgagtttagtcttgtacaacataccaggtggatgtatgtacctgactgagtctcttgatccaaggagatggaaatactgtttatgagttctagctctaagacaaccaacactaaaattcctattaggattatagtttcccatgatcactctctcgtagtacaattattttcgtgatgtatgccaaagtgaaacagttaattgatactctgtctttgtctgagttaagtacattaaaacttcagacgtgttggcaagtagccaaatatctcggtgtgacgtataacaggaattacacagctgaaactgtcagagcattaattaaagatatattgtttcctgctcatacagagatgtctgattatgattcagattcagaaagcctagtgtcacaattaggaagtatggctctatttgaagttgatgaaagagcaactagagcagaagtgagcctagtgtctgagcctagtgtagctcagttctcgctcgctccttcctttactgacactatagtacagagtatagctggtagtatgacacagcctaatactagtacagtgtatgatacacctgtatctacttatcctagaccagatctagactctctagagacggctcgACCAattgtccgacctaaggaccgtccagaccatgttaatttccctactcctccattacctactggtcctatctctcaggaacagtttgagaggttggaacgcctcattatgttgcagactgcacaaattgaggcacagaggagattgaacgaagaagatttccaaagagaaaatgttcgtctgttaagacaacagactgatagatcacaggacacatttaatgtgcagaaagctgcatccatggttcctaagttttttgaaagtgacttagacacatattttgatgtgtttgagaaccaggctcgtgctatgaactggccacgtaagcactgggcaacattgcttcatactgctttgacgggaagagctcaaacttgtactgcagccttaccatttgccaagtacattagttatgacgctgtcaaacaaactattctagagacgtataacttgttacctgtaagttatcaaagagcctttcgtacgttacaacgacgacaagatcaaacttgtgtagagtttgctcgtgagaaaaaagttgcatttgagagatggtctagagctgctaagtgtaccaactacgacagccttgttcagttgttactacacgaagagtttaacaactgtatgtctgctgacatacaagaatatctgatcgatcatactacctcagatattctggaaactgcagcattagcagacaattacgagatttctcacaaacttgtacgtactaaaacacaaagaaacaaggtaactaaaaattgtcctagaagttggcaacctaaatcagctgctcattgccggcctgatgtacctgctactgtaacttctcgtacctttaccaggaaaactcacaatcctgaatctgtctctgtggctagtgttacgttggttgtcccttattactttgatagtaaggttctcactacatgttctagtgtgaggtagcttttacttaatggtcttatttgtctaggggtaatacttacatcatggctgatcatcctgagtgtctctgataccctttcaccagccctcttcacaggttatgtaaactactactataaaaatataactgtattctcaatagatatgtacagaatatacaattacagcctcacattttcaaaacaagatctacacactgcatagctgttctcccacatggtataTCTCAACAACtttagtcctctctctctccttgacataactctgggctaaccagtgttttgacacactttagtcaccctgggtatggtggtcacaacttaaattataaaaaaaactcacccctggagcacacataatgccccaaaagatagaagaaggacccagagatcctgccaggttgaaggccaGCCACAGAGAGACCGAGTCagtgcgagggagagagagaaagaggctaagctcctcccaccaaaacaaaagactgttgccaagcacaattctccagttaccacaattctaccacaccttaattttacttctacaaaaggaaatacaactttataaactacttatttgccaagcacaattctccagttaccacaatcctaccacaccttaattttacttttacaaaaggaaatacaactttataaactacttatttaaatttgtgtgtttatgtgtctatagtataacctattatattgagaaaaataggcttgacccagctgcttctcagtcataaggttgatcagtccttctgacatttagagcaaagcccccatcaattcaatataattaggtattccagagtaactgttacttataaatacatgttgggtcctatagccccataacacccccacctccagacgaagtctcacaaaagctagctgtgtccctcaggatacggctagtaaaaagtatattgcttaagtctgaaggcggtaaacaagactactagaaatgctacattttcccagcaccataactactcttcactttactgttatttacaagagattgcagaattttttagaaaagcaatttaaccatacccatatactcaagtgtgtaactatttacaattttagtgacttttaaacaatacacattacaatgcaaaattttttcacacaatgcccactgtgaaagcccgcaccaacaggcctgtgcctctgctatggtaatccagcaagcaactggtactccagggtggcatcttcctgatcaggagacgagagtagagccaaacccagagcagtcaggtgtaccccaggcaggaaacttcacaaaacatgtcaaggtgtctctcacttggtggccgaaccaaacagtgagacttccagtcaacactcacgatccttaacatggtcaggcacttaagcccatcttccgaggtcccactccacacagatcctccaaacttattatgAGGAGGCTGtcatagaacatggaggggtccaagggaccacaaaggcaaatcgtcgggccgttttgtacatagagcacaccaagacaccacatcacataccttcctgaacgtctcatgttaccgaaggttgtcaaccactgcctcaactcacattcacgtacaccctgaccctcgtcacacttttggctccgaCTCAACTCCTTTACAGTCAGacggctggtagagagtactcaggctcgccgagagttcaccactgcaaaaacaacaaggtcagcacatgacaaacactatgtacaaagtatgcaccatgcatctacatgaaacatctagagagagcatcagcaaccacattctctgagccttttatatatttaactttcaaattaaaaggctgtaggaacaaagcccattttaagagtctgattttagtcactatacacaggaacaggatgaagagatcctgagacatgtacaaatgatgaatagccagccccaaaatgaaaattttctttcctgtggtaaaatgttgacatttaaacttagaaggttgttcatagacaataacagttctgcaacctctcgcagtgcaacaacaaacaccaaagacttctctttgcacccaggttggatacatcaagtttacacaaacaccatcacgttccatctcacacacaaattttaagcacacaatgaacacaatttgcattacacacattaaaatggtactggaacacagaccatggaaatcacatcttccatgttttagcttatttaaaatgtttgcatcttttagtgcataagtatcaatctttctaaccctgtaaaccttagttgttaaacgtactctgtggtagtcagtgtttatgcccagggtgccatctaatttgggaaccatgaagcatgggaatgcccactgactctcactaagcactacaaactggtgttggaagaatttcacttcttcctccatctccaatttttcatacagatttttccctcacaaaaattgttgaattgactcagcttccttaacaatttcttcattgagtttcaacttttccccattactgacatcccaaacttttataaagttccaaggtggctgagccaactctccaacatttttctcattaaaaccaagcatgcatttcccaaaatcttttacacacatgttatttcttaaatacacttttggtatttcatacagattattgttttgcagccctttacattccattaaaacattggtctctctgaatttttgacataacttcaaaccctttaaccggttactgtgtacactatactcattcttctcttgcttgggggtgtgggttttatatctaacccctgggaacttcccccacaacatgttcagctcacagcaacttgccatacagattttcacatgaattttctccagtatcagcacttcctctccagcctccagagtatcatggtccacattatggtcccacatcatcatcctggtctggttgatgggcacgttcactggtaccatccacctcatacgagtcaaacagtgtctgaaactgagaaaaagctccgaggggggagcatcaccatcctccccaagccaatagctcagagattccagtgcttccccactcagcaaatacaaagaaagggatcctctcatcccagttgttagtattgtctattCCATAGGCTGgcatcattgtcttgagggtttgatgtaatttctctatttccccttgagatggagagtgatacacagttgaacactgaggctctacttttagtcccttcaaaacatttctaaaaggctttgaggtaaagttaggcccttggtcttcttgcactgcttgaggaaaacaaacatgaaaaaagaacttcatcaaaacccttaagactacatgagcagttatcttatgcagagggactgcttccaggtacctggtagtggagcaaatatttgtgagtaaataatcatttcccagtttggtccttgggaatggaccaagtacatctactaccagcttgctgaagggttcacctggtgctgaaatagactggaggggaacaggtttaatacttagactaggtttccctataaattgaaagacatgataggtctcaatatactctctgacagtctcccacagctgagaccagaagaaatgcctggaaaccttggacatcaccatctggggacaaaacccttgttctccttccatcgatactgcaaacagaggtgaattctttgtaagagtttcctccctgaaatgaaaacacttatttaactgtaaaatctcttcctcagcaacagcgacattttcctgcacagaaattaattgcaccctagcaggtgcagcctctctcacattatttaactgatccattctccaatcatgctcagctctggctggaacatccttttcttcagttgactgcagttcaacatcagaaagcagagttaccaaacttaagccctcaccatcctcatgagaaatatgaagactgttggtagcatgatcatgagccatacttctcatggtggaaccatcagggagaaggtctggcagggttttcctagccatttcctcccaacatttgggatttggtttcccccaaactagttgttcctcactgtctaacagacccataacattattccctaataagaggtcgacccctttgaagggaatttcatctgagatacctacagggagatagccaacttggtatgcagattctacccataatttgtgtacaggtgtccttatggttgaacccgtaatacccttcaacaatatatctaccccagtataggtatccttagacactggtagcactccagcacgtagcaaagagtaggtgctacatccatctctcaaggacaatatgttctcaactctgcctacatccttttgcaaaccaactgtggacctactagaaaatatacacatcctggggtctagatccaaaggttcctcctcaccttgccttgaagacctaatgcaggcaactggatgtatctctgcagttagagtcctctggggtggttcctccctttcctgatctctccgccttgaccagcaaaacttttgagtgtgtccagttttgttacagtagtaacaggcataactcttaaaggtatttttaccatttggtgtaggactggtactgtttactcgaggacctgaaacattatctgattgtctaggtaaactttgaactccagctgacttaccttttccttctattttatagggcacctcagccttcatttgttcctgaaaattcttgtcccacttacctttatgaccataagacttggaataaggtttagaatgagtggggaaattttcagaagcagcatgactgtttttacttaccaattccctgcgagccaaaaatcggtcacctagatccagtgcttcagaaagattatctgggtttttgtcctctaaatattctctg is drawn from Cherax quadricarinatus isolate ZL_2023a chromosome 2, ASM3850222v1, whole genome shotgun sequence and contains these coding sequences:
- the LOC138853015 gene encoding uncharacterized protein, yielding MPVNSEDEESPTPGDMEMERMRLKLAVLEAEMKLMKAKEKERQRLGGSEQEPEQYFNITKAANFVPKFTESDPDRYFSFFEKTALEQGWPKQKWATLVRTQLVGKGFQRVETLEGQDFSDYDKIKEEVLLAYQMIPEKYRQKFRNQKFQDGQTLTEFGNEKLFLFKKWVCSKGVNKDYNKLVDLMVHEELYNTIPVDLREYLEDKNPDNLSEALDLGDRFLARRELVSKNSHAASENFPTHSKPYSKSYGHKGKWDKNFQEQMKAEVPYKIEGKGKSAGVQSLPRQSDNVSGPRVNSTSPTPNGKNTFKSYACYYCNKTGHTQKFCWSRRRDQEREEPPQRTLTAEIHPVACIRSSRQGEEEPLDLDPRMCIFSSRSTVGLQKDVGRVENILSLRDGCSTYSLLRAGVLPVSKDTYTGVDILLKGITGSTIRTPVHKLWVESAYQVGYLPVGISDEIPFKGVDLLLGNNVMGLLDSEEQLVWGKPNPKCWEEMARKTLPDLLPDGSTMRSMAHDHATNSLHISHEDGEGLSLVTLLSDVELQSTEEKDVPARAEHDWRMDQLNNVREAAPARVQLISVQENVAVAEEEILQLNKCFHFREETLTKNSPLFAVSMEGEQGFCPQMVMSKVSRHFFWSQLWETVREYIETYHVFQFIGKPSLSIKPVPLQSISAPGEPFSKLVVDVLGPFPRTKLGNDYLLTNICSTTRYLEAVPLHKITAHVVLRVLMKFFFHVCFPQAVQEDQGPNFTSKPFRNVLKGLKVEPQCSTVYHSPSQGEIEKLHQTLKTMMPAYGIDNTNNWDERIPFFVFAEWGSTGISELLAWGGW